A single Cyprinus carpio isolate SPL01 chromosome A20, ASM1834038v1, whole genome shotgun sequence DNA region contains:
- the LOC109112872 gene encoding dihydroxyacetone phosphate acyltransferase-like isoform X1 has product MERLSADALGAEADGFFDMLEERRRSSDLSYAFRSFNPLPYRGATDISASTLNRMVLESQYLSYVIQEIMLESDEPREMLLEEASALLDEMSQNLQLGFIRLLGYAMNKVFKSVFSSIHVNEDGLTRLQQAIQEYPVILLPNHRSYMDFLVLSYIMFTYDLSIPVIAAGIPLMGMKLIGEIFRRSGAFFIRRAIGSDKLYWAVLSEYVRTIVRTGYAPLEFYIEGLRSRTLKSLTPKLGMLHMVLEPFFKGEVFDISLVPISISYERVLEESLLAHELLGVPKPKETTGALLKARTVLKENYGCMHVFFGNPVSVRDLVKGKINHRQYNLVPRDLPMKPSKEMQEFVSGLAHTIIRLQERNVVLSAWNLMAVVLLQNLQGIDLDLLTQKTLWLRRLAQRFGAHLRWPENVSDSEVMSSSVSLHHSVVRCEGGRVYLVEEEGPGPVTQEEGVFKQAAAVLMCASYRNQAVHVFTRPAMVAVAMTTAASHRTDDIFHNFTFLLELFSNEFVVIPGQAVQDFEEGCSLLQESGVIGRSDEEIYVKDNGQETIIFLRAILQPFIESYQVVFRYLCEESSQTLSEKMFSTNIRSFIMKLLISGEVQSYECLSSDLHKNVLSALLRMDAVTKTKVDDQNEFSVNKPAVKKIWDMLSHGWTPQISVDARL; this is encoded by the exons ATGGAGCGACTG AGTGCTGATGCGCTGGGTGCTGAAGCTGATGGCTTCTTTGACATGCTGGAGGAGAGGAGGCGGAGCAGTGATTTAAGTTACGCCTTCCGGTCCTTTAACCCTCTGCCATACCGCGGGGCCACGGACATTTCAGCTAGCACTCTCAACAGGATGGTGCTCGAATCACAGTACCTGAGCTACGTCATACAGGAg aTCATGCTTGAGAGTGACGAACCGCGTGAGATGCTTCTAGAGGAGGCTTCTGCGCTGCTGGACGAGATGAGTCAAAACCTTCAGTTGGGATTCATTCGTCTGCTGGGCTACGCAATGAACAAAGTTTTTAAGAGCGTCTTCAGCTCGATACACGTCAATGAGGATGGACTCACACGG ctcCAGCAAGCCATTCAGGAGTATCCCGTCATCCTGTTGCCTAATCACAGGAGCTACATGGACTTCCTTGTTCTGTCTTACATCATGTTCACCTATGACCTCTCTATCCCCGTCATTGCAGCTGGAATTC CTCTGATGGGGATGAAGCTGATTGGTGAGATCTTTCGGCGGTCAGGAGCGTTCTTTATCCGTCGTGCCATTGGCTCAGACAAGCTGTACTGGGCGGTGCTGTCTGAGTACGTCAGAACCATTGTGCGG ACAGGTTATGCTCCATTAGAGTTTTATATTGAAGGATTACGGAGCAGAACGCTGAAATCTCTCACACCAAAACTAG GAATGTTGCACATGGTGCTAGAGCCTTTTTTTAAAGGAGAGGTGTTTGACATCAGTCTGGTGCCCATCAGCATCAGTTACGAGCGCGTGTTGGAGGAGTCGCTCCTCGCTCATGAGCTGCTGGGTGTGCCTAAACCAAAAGAGACCACAGGG GCTTTGCTGAAGGCCAGGACTGTGCTGAAGGAGAATTATGGCTGCATGCATGTGTTCTTTGGCAACCCTGTGTCAGTAAGAGACCTGGTGAAGGGAAAAATAAACCACAGACAGTATAATCTGGTGCCCAG AGACCTGCCTATGAAGCCCAGTAAGGAGATGCAGGAGTTTGTATCTGGTCTAGCCCACACGATCATCCGTTTGCAAGAGAGAAATGTGGTACTGAGCGCCTGGAACCTGATGGCTGTGGTTCTCCTTCAGAACCTCCAGGGCATTGATTTGGACCTGCTGACCCAGAAAACCCTGTGGCTGAGGAGACTTGCCCAGCGGTTTGGAGCTCATCTCAGATGGCCCG agaATGTTTCGGATTCTGAGGTGATGTCATCGAGCGTGAGCCTGCATCACTCAGTTGTACGCTGTGAGGGGGGGCGTGTCTATTTAGTGGAGGAGGAAGGGCCAGGACCTGTCACTCAGGAGGAGGGCGTGTTCAAACAAGCTGCTGCGGTGCTCATGTGCGCCTCCTACAGGAATCAAGCAGTACATGTATTCACAAGACCAGCTATGGTGGCTGTTGCTATGACAACAGCTGCAAGCCATAGGACAG ACGACATCTTTCATAATTTTACGTTCCTGCTGGAGCTCTTTTCCAATGAGTTTGTTGTAATTCCTGGTCAAGCTGTTCAG GACTTTGAGGAGGGCTGTTCTTTGCTACAGGAGTCTGGTGTAATCGGCCGCTCTGATGAAGAGATCTATGTGAAAGACAATGGCCAAGAAACCATCATCTTCCTCAGAGCGATTCTGCAGCCCTTCATTGAGAGCTATCAG GTGGTGTTTAGGTACCTGTGTGAAGAGAGTTCGCAGACATTGAGTGAGAAGATGTTTTCAACCAACATCCGCAGTTTCATCATGAAGCTCCTTATTTCAG GTGAAGTTCAGTCGTATGAGTGTTTATCATCTGACCTGCATAAGAATGTTCTCTCAGCTTTGCTCAGGATGGATGCCGTGACCAAAACTAAAGT TGATGACCAGAATGAGTTTAGCGTGAATAAACCTGCAGTGAAGAAAATATGGGACATGCTGA GTCATGGATGGACTCCTCAGATCAGTGTAGACGCCAGACTGTGA
- the LOC122149041 gene encoding uncharacterized protein LOC122149041 produces the protein MTFTISQLLLWEGKQKECGVSSVSFLKNRLPFHFHVCPRITAIVRMWILLLIWIIFFADGKTIGECRLVLHALATAVCQLYLVLLHLRRAGQHMVKARRIDLTTDCINENLLRCSTRTEYLKSRRKAYVHILEGVCLLWESLSLFLAVVSTLCVAVRHVLQAALFLIVSTVRWPQKMLLSQEDLDEWEKEQKKDKKELQEQRKQVEEYLNAVELFKCC, from the exons ATGACATTTACTATCTCACAACTACTACTGTGGGAGGGCAAACAGAAGGAATGTGGCGTGTCTTCAGTTTCATTTCTCAAGAACAGACTGCCATTCCATTTTCACGTCTGTCCGAGGATCACAGCCATCGTCAGAATGTGGATTCTGTTGCTTATTTGGATCATTTTTTTCGCGGATG GAAAAACTATTGGCGAGTGTCGTTTGGTTCTTCATGCATTGGCCACAGCCGTGTGTCAGCTGTACCTGGTGCTGTTACACCTGCGTCGTGCCGGCCAACACATGGTTAAAGCTCGGCGTATTGATTTGACCACTGATTGCATTAATGAAAATTTGTTACGGTGTAGTACTCGGACCGAGTATCTTAAGAGTCGTAGAAAAGCCTATGTTCATATCCTGGAAGGAGTGTGTTTGCTCTgggagtctctctctctgtttctggcGGTCGTGTCGACTCTGTGTGTCGCTGTCAGACACGTCCTGCAGGCGGCGCTGTTTCTCATTGTGTCCACGGTGCGCTGGCCGCAAAAGATGCTGCTTTCTCAAGAGGATTTGGATGAATGGGAGAAAgaacagaagaaagacaaaaaggaATTACAGGAACAGAGAAAACAGGTGGAGGAATACCTAAATGCTGTTGAGCTCTTTAAATGCTGTTGA
- the LOC109112872 gene encoding dihydroxyacetone phosphate acyltransferase-like isoform X3, with protein sequence MSADALGAEADGFFDMLEERRRSSDLSYAFRSFNPLPYRGATDISASTLNRMVLESQYLSYVIQEIMLESDEPREMLLEEASALLDEMSQNLQLGFIRLLGYAMNKVFKSVFSSIHVNEDGLTRLQQAIQEYPVILLPNHRSYMDFLVLSYIMFTYDLSIPVIAAGIPLMGMKLIGEIFRRSGAFFIRRAIGSDKLYWAVLSEYVRTIVRTGYAPLEFYIEGLRSRTLKSLTPKLGMLHMVLEPFFKGEVFDISLVPISISYERVLEESLLAHELLGVPKPKETTGALLKARTVLKENYGCMHVFFGNPVSVRDLVKGKINHRQYNLVPRDLPMKPSKEMQEFVSGLAHTIIRLQERNVVLSAWNLMAVVLLQNLQGIDLDLLTQKTLWLRRLAQRFGAHLRWPENVSDSEVMSSSVSLHHSVVRCEGGRVYLVEEEGPGPVTQEEGVFKQAAAVLMCASYRNQAVHVFTRPAMVAVAMTTAASHRTDDIFHNFTFLLELFSNEFVVIPGQAVQDFEEGCSLLQESGVIGRSDEEIYVKDNGQETIIFLRAILQPFIESYQVVFRYLCEESSQTLSEKMFSTNIRSFIMKLLISGEVQSYECLSSDLHKNVLSALLRMDAVTKTKVDDQNEFSVNKPAVKKIWDMLSHGWTPQISVDARL encoded by the exons ATG AGTGCTGATGCGCTGGGTGCTGAAGCTGATGGCTTCTTTGACATGCTGGAGGAGAGGAGGCGGAGCAGTGATTTAAGTTACGCCTTCCGGTCCTTTAACCCTCTGCCATACCGCGGGGCCACGGACATTTCAGCTAGCACTCTCAACAGGATGGTGCTCGAATCACAGTACCTGAGCTACGTCATACAGGAg aTCATGCTTGAGAGTGACGAACCGCGTGAGATGCTTCTAGAGGAGGCTTCTGCGCTGCTGGACGAGATGAGTCAAAACCTTCAGTTGGGATTCATTCGTCTGCTGGGCTACGCAATGAACAAAGTTTTTAAGAGCGTCTTCAGCTCGATACACGTCAATGAGGATGGACTCACACGG ctcCAGCAAGCCATTCAGGAGTATCCCGTCATCCTGTTGCCTAATCACAGGAGCTACATGGACTTCCTTGTTCTGTCTTACATCATGTTCACCTATGACCTCTCTATCCCCGTCATTGCAGCTGGAATTC CTCTGATGGGGATGAAGCTGATTGGTGAGATCTTTCGGCGGTCAGGAGCGTTCTTTATCCGTCGTGCCATTGGCTCAGACAAGCTGTACTGGGCGGTGCTGTCTGAGTACGTCAGAACCATTGTGCGG ACAGGTTATGCTCCATTAGAGTTTTATATTGAAGGATTACGGAGCAGAACGCTGAAATCTCTCACACCAAAACTAG GAATGTTGCACATGGTGCTAGAGCCTTTTTTTAAAGGAGAGGTGTTTGACATCAGTCTGGTGCCCATCAGCATCAGTTACGAGCGCGTGTTGGAGGAGTCGCTCCTCGCTCATGAGCTGCTGGGTGTGCCTAAACCAAAAGAGACCACAGGG GCTTTGCTGAAGGCCAGGACTGTGCTGAAGGAGAATTATGGCTGCATGCATGTGTTCTTTGGCAACCCTGTGTCAGTAAGAGACCTGGTGAAGGGAAAAATAAACCACAGACAGTATAATCTGGTGCCCAG AGACCTGCCTATGAAGCCCAGTAAGGAGATGCAGGAGTTTGTATCTGGTCTAGCCCACACGATCATCCGTTTGCAAGAGAGAAATGTGGTACTGAGCGCCTGGAACCTGATGGCTGTGGTTCTCCTTCAGAACCTCCAGGGCATTGATTTGGACCTGCTGACCCAGAAAACCCTGTGGCTGAGGAGACTTGCCCAGCGGTTTGGAGCTCATCTCAGATGGCCCG agaATGTTTCGGATTCTGAGGTGATGTCATCGAGCGTGAGCCTGCATCACTCAGTTGTACGCTGTGAGGGGGGGCGTGTCTATTTAGTGGAGGAGGAAGGGCCAGGACCTGTCACTCAGGAGGAGGGCGTGTTCAAACAAGCTGCTGCGGTGCTCATGTGCGCCTCCTACAGGAATCAAGCAGTACATGTATTCACAAGACCAGCTATGGTGGCTGTTGCTATGACAACAGCTGCAAGCCATAGGACAG ACGACATCTTTCATAATTTTACGTTCCTGCTGGAGCTCTTTTCCAATGAGTTTGTTGTAATTCCTGGTCAAGCTGTTCAG GACTTTGAGGAGGGCTGTTCTTTGCTACAGGAGTCTGGTGTAATCGGCCGCTCTGATGAAGAGATCTATGTGAAAGACAATGGCCAAGAAACCATCATCTTCCTCAGAGCGATTCTGCAGCCCTTCATTGAGAGCTATCAG GTGGTGTTTAGGTACCTGTGTGAAGAGAGTTCGCAGACATTGAGTGAGAAGATGTTTTCAACCAACATCCGCAGTTTCATCATGAAGCTCCTTATTTCAG GTGAAGTTCAGTCGTATGAGTGTTTATCATCTGACCTGCATAAGAATGTTCTCTCAGCTTTGCTCAGGATGGATGCCGTGACCAAAACTAAAGT TGATGACCAGAATGAGTTTAGCGTGAATAAACCTGCAGTGAAGAAAATATGGGACATGCTGA GTCATGGATGGACTCCTCAGATCAGTGTAGACGCCAGACTGTGA
- the LOC109112872 gene encoding dihydroxyacetone phosphate acyltransferase-like isoform X2 produces MNTSADALGAEADGFFDMLEERRRSSDLSYAFRSFNPLPYRGATDISASTLNRMVLESQYLSYVIQEIMLESDEPREMLLEEASALLDEMSQNLQLGFIRLLGYAMNKVFKSVFSSIHVNEDGLTRLQQAIQEYPVILLPNHRSYMDFLVLSYIMFTYDLSIPVIAAGIPLMGMKLIGEIFRRSGAFFIRRAIGSDKLYWAVLSEYVRTIVRTGYAPLEFYIEGLRSRTLKSLTPKLGMLHMVLEPFFKGEVFDISLVPISISYERVLEESLLAHELLGVPKPKETTGALLKARTVLKENYGCMHVFFGNPVSVRDLVKGKINHRQYNLVPRDLPMKPSKEMQEFVSGLAHTIIRLQERNVVLSAWNLMAVVLLQNLQGIDLDLLTQKTLWLRRLAQRFGAHLRWPENVSDSEVMSSSVSLHHSVVRCEGGRVYLVEEEGPGPVTQEEGVFKQAAAVLMCASYRNQAVHVFTRPAMVAVAMTTAASHRTDDIFHNFTFLLELFSNEFVVIPGQAVQDFEEGCSLLQESGVIGRSDEEIYVKDNGQETIIFLRAILQPFIESYQVVFRYLCEESSQTLSEKMFSTNIRSFIMKLLISGEVQSYECLSSDLHKNVLSALLRMDAVTKTKVDDQNEFSVNKPAVKKIWDMLSHGWTPQISVDARL; encoded by the exons ATGAACACG AGTGCTGATGCGCTGGGTGCTGAAGCTGATGGCTTCTTTGACATGCTGGAGGAGAGGAGGCGGAGCAGTGATTTAAGTTACGCCTTCCGGTCCTTTAACCCTCTGCCATACCGCGGGGCCACGGACATTTCAGCTAGCACTCTCAACAGGATGGTGCTCGAATCACAGTACCTGAGCTACGTCATACAGGAg aTCATGCTTGAGAGTGACGAACCGCGTGAGATGCTTCTAGAGGAGGCTTCTGCGCTGCTGGACGAGATGAGTCAAAACCTTCAGTTGGGATTCATTCGTCTGCTGGGCTACGCAATGAACAAAGTTTTTAAGAGCGTCTTCAGCTCGATACACGTCAATGAGGATGGACTCACACGG ctcCAGCAAGCCATTCAGGAGTATCCCGTCATCCTGTTGCCTAATCACAGGAGCTACATGGACTTCCTTGTTCTGTCTTACATCATGTTCACCTATGACCTCTCTATCCCCGTCATTGCAGCTGGAATTC CTCTGATGGGGATGAAGCTGATTGGTGAGATCTTTCGGCGGTCAGGAGCGTTCTTTATCCGTCGTGCCATTGGCTCAGACAAGCTGTACTGGGCGGTGCTGTCTGAGTACGTCAGAACCATTGTGCGG ACAGGTTATGCTCCATTAGAGTTTTATATTGAAGGATTACGGAGCAGAACGCTGAAATCTCTCACACCAAAACTAG GAATGTTGCACATGGTGCTAGAGCCTTTTTTTAAAGGAGAGGTGTTTGACATCAGTCTGGTGCCCATCAGCATCAGTTACGAGCGCGTGTTGGAGGAGTCGCTCCTCGCTCATGAGCTGCTGGGTGTGCCTAAACCAAAAGAGACCACAGGG GCTTTGCTGAAGGCCAGGACTGTGCTGAAGGAGAATTATGGCTGCATGCATGTGTTCTTTGGCAACCCTGTGTCAGTAAGAGACCTGGTGAAGGGAAAAATAAACCACAGACAGTATAATCTGGTGCCCAG AGACCTGCCTATGAAGCCCAGTAAGGAGATGCAGGAGTTTGTATCTGGTCTAGCCCACACGATCATCCGTTTGCAAGAGAGAAATGTGGTACTGAGCGCCTGGAACCTGATGGCTGTGGTTCTCCTTCAGAACCTCCAGGGCATTGATTTGGACCTGCTGACCCAGAAAACCCTGTGGCTGAGGAGACTTGCCCAGCGGTTTGGAGCTCATCTCAGATGGCCCG agaATGTTTCGGATTCTGAGGTGATGTCATCGAGCGTGAGCCTGCATCACTCAGTTGTACGCTGTGAGGGGGGGCGTGTCTATTTAGTGGAGGAGGAAGGGCCAGGACCTGTCACTCAGGAGGAGGGCGTGTTCAAACAAGCTGCTGCGGTGCTCATGTGCGCCTCCTACAGGAATCAAGCAGTACATGTATTCACAAGACCAGCTATGGTGGCTGTTGCTATGACAACAGCTGCAAGCCATAGGACAG ACGACATCTTTCATAATTTTACGTTCCTGCTGGAGCTCTTTTCCAATGAGTTTGTTGTAATTCCTGGTCAAGCTGTTCAG GACTTTGAGGAGGGCTGTTCTTTGCTACAGGAGTCTGGTGTAATCGGCCGCTCTGATGAAGAGATCTATGTGAAAGACAATGGCCAAGAAACCATCATCTTCCTCAGAGCGATTCTGCAGCCCTTCATTGAGAGCTATCAG GTGGTGTTTAGGTACCTGTGTGAAGAGAGTTCGCAGACATTGAGTGAGAAGATGTTTTCAACCAACATCCGCAGTTTCATCATGAAGCTCCTTATTTCAG GTGAAGTTCAGTCGTATGAGTGTTTATCATCTGACCTGCATAAGAATGTTCTCTCAGCTTTGCTCAGGATGGATGCCGTGACCAAAACTAAAGT TGATGACCAGAATGAGTTTAGCGTGAATAAACCTGCAGTGAAGAAAATATGGGACATGCTGA GTCATGGATGGACTCCTCAGATCAGTGTAGACGCCAGACTGTGA